TTGCCTGATATCGTCAAGCCTTCATTGATAACCAAATCAGTCTCCCGAAGTGTCATAGTGTTTCCTTCGATACGGTTACTTTCAAAAGTATATTCTAATTCTAATGCCTGAGCAATACGATAACTATCAAAGGCTCTGAATGAATCTAACTTGGTTTTTAAGATATCAATTTCATCTAGAATTTTTTGTAATGTAGTTGATAGGCTTTTCTTTGCGGCTTTACTTTGGTATCTTATTTCATCTTCTGCAACCTGTAATGCTTTTAGTGCAAATTCATCTTGACCTATTTCATAAAGAATTTTTTCTTTAAGCCAAGCTACCATTATTGTCTCTAAATCTATTTCAAGTAAGGTCGCAAGTTTTAGAACTTGATCTCTCGTAGGTTTTCTTGAGCCGCTTTCAAATTTACTGATTAAAGCTTGGTCAATTCCTGATCGTTGTGCCACTTCTCTAGTTTTGAGTCCTTTTAGTTCTCTTGCATTTTTGAGTAGTGTTTTCATTGTTTTTAAAAATTTAAATTGTCATGACAAATTTAGTCAATTTTTTAATAAAAAAATATTTTTGTCTTATTAATTTAAAATGATTTTTTTATACGGTCTAAATCACGTTTAGTATCTTGCTCTTTTAGAGATTCACGCTTGTCATAGGTTTTCTTCCCTTTACAAAGACCAATTTGTAGTTTGGCCATTCCTTTTTCATTTGTAAATAATTTTAAAGGAATAATGGTAAGACCTTTTGCTTGAACACTTCGGGCTAAACTTTTTAATTCTCTTTTGTTCAATAAGAGTTTTCTTTCGCTTCTGGATTTATGGTTAAATTGATTACCAAAAGCATATTCTTCAATATAAGTATTGATAGCAAAAAGTTCATTGTTATTAAATTCACAAAAACTTTCTGTTATATTGGCTTTACCAAGTCTAATTGACTTTATTTCAGTTCCTGCTAAAACAATTCCCGCCGTAAAAGTTTCAATTATTTCATAATCGAAACGGGCTCTTTTATTCTGTATGTTGACTGTTTTTAGCATAGGAGGACAAAAGTATAACAAAAAAAAAATTTCTAAAGTAAATAAGTCCGAATTAACTGAAATTAATTTTGAAACATGATTTATATCAGCTTTTAAAACAAGTGTTGCATATAATTTTGTCGGAATAATTCTAAATCTATAAAATATGAAAAAAGTAATTTTTGCCTTTTTTGCGGTGTCTTTTATGACTTTGAATGCTCAAACTAAAGAAGAGAATACTACAAAAGATTTTAAAAAATGGCAGGCACGTTTAAGAGGAGTTGCTGTAATTCCTTATGAAAGTGCTAAAATTGGAATAATTGGTGGTGATGTTGCCATTTCTAATACGGTTATTCCAGAATTAGATTTCACTTATTTTTTTACAGAACACTTTGCCGCAGAACTGATTTTAGGAACTTCAAAACACGATGTAAACACAGTTGGTTCTGATATTTCAGCAATAGGTGGGCCTACTAATTTTAATGTTGATTTAGGGAATGTTTGGTTATTACCTCCAACATTAACAGCTCAGTATCATTTTACACCGTTTTCAGAAAAAATATTTAAACCATATGTAGGAGCAGGTTTGAATTATACTATTTTTTATAATGCAGATCAAGGTGGAGTTGTGAAAAATGTTTCATACAAAAACAATGTTGGATATGCTTTTCAAGTAGGATTTGATTTAATGTTATGTGATAAATTTTTTATTAATCTTGATGCCAAAAAACTATTCTTAAAAACAGATGTTACTGTTGACGCCTCTAATTTAGCTACAGGATTAAGTATTCCTGCTGATGTTACAATAAACCCTTTAGTTTTAGGAATGGGAATAGGGATGAAATTCTAAAAAATATTTTTATACAAATTAAAAAAGTCATTATTGTGAGATAGTGGCTTTTTTTATGCTTCAACTAGTTTTAAATTATTGGCGCTCCAAATTTATTATATGTGATTCAGTATCTTTGTTGAATGGAAAACAAAGCATCAAAAGATCTTTTGCATGGAATTACTCTCCAGAAAATAGTAGAAGAATTAGTAGAATTTTATGGTTTTGATACCTTAGGAGAGCTCATTAAAATTAAATGTTTTAATGAAAACCCAAGTGTGAAATCGAGTTTGACTTTTCTAAGAAAGACAGATTGGGCCCGAAAAAAAGTAGAACAATTGTATGTTAAGACACTTCCAAAGTTTAATAAAAGTGTTTAATTTAAACGATAGGTAACCATAACTCCTCCTCTGTAGGGTAGCCATTCGCCACTTTTATTGTAATGTTTCGCTGTTTCGTAACGTTCTCCAGTACTTAGATAATAGCCTTTGTAAAACCCTTGTTGGTTTCCAGCTCCAAGAAAGCAGTCTAAACCAAATTTATCGTTTATTTTAGTTTGGTATCCAATGGTTGCGCCTATTACATATCCAAAACCTTTTTCATATTTGTCTGTATTTAAATAATTCCATTTCTGAAAATTAAATTTTGTTGCTCCAATGTGTGCTCCAACATAAAAACCATTATTTTTTTCATGAAAATGGTATCTATATTCAGGGATAAAAACATAAAATTGAGCAGGTTTACCTTTTAATGACTTCCATGGAGAAGCTAAAATATCAAATTGAAATGTTGATTTCTTGCCTATACTTGTTTCAATACCAATATTTGGAATTGTTAGTAGAGTAGTTAAAGCATTTACTTTTATATAAGTCTGGCTTTGGGAATGAATAGAAAAGAAGAGAACAATAACAATAAATATTTTTTTCATGGTGTGAATTTGTGGTGCAAATATAAAGATAATAGATAGCGATAAATTATTTTTTTATATTATATCAGCTATTTTGTTAGTGTTTGTTCAAAATAGAATAAATGACTGTATCTAAAAAACGGCCTTCATAAAATTGATTTTCTTTTAAATGTGCTTCTTTAATAAATCCATTTTTTTCTAAAACTTTGGCTGATGCATAATTTTCAGGAGCAATAATTGCCTCAATGGAATGTAATTTCATTATTTTGAATCCGTATTGAACTACTTCTTTAACAGCTTCTGATATAATTCCTTTTCCGTTGAATTCAGGGAGTAACATATAACCTATTTCAGCACGATAGTCTTCTGGTTTCATTCTGTAATGACCAATGACACCAATAAGTTTAGGATTGCCTTTAATAGTAATTGCCCAATTTATAGCTTCATTATTTTCTATTTTACCTTCCATCATTGCAATATGTTCTAATGCATCTTCCGTAGTTTTTACTAAAGGTCTAGGGATGTA
Above is a window of Flavobacterium sp. 123 DNA encoding:
- the smpB gene encoding SsrA-binding protein SmpB translates to MLKTVNIQNKRARFDYEIIETFTAGIVLAGTEIKSIRLGKANITESFCEFNNNELFAINTYIEEYAFGNQFNHKSRSERKLLLNKRELKSLARSVQAKGLTIIPLKLFTNEKGMAKLQIGLCKGKKTYDKRESLKEQDTKRDLDRIKKSF
- a CDS encoding OmpW family protein, which translates into the protein MKKVIFAFFAVSFMTLNAQTKEENTTKDFKKWQARLRGVAVIPYESAKIGIIGGDVAISNTVIPELDFTYFFTEHFAAELILGTSKHDVNTVGSDISAIGGPTNFNVDLGNVWLLPPTLTAQYHFTPFSEKIFKPYVGAGLNYTIFYNADQGGVVKNVSYKNNVGYAFQVGFDLMLCDKFFINLDAKKLFLKTDVTVDASNLATGLSIPADVTINPLVLGMGIGMKF
- a CDS encoding VF530 family DNA-binding protein, with the protein product MENKASKDLLHGITLQKIVEELVEFYGFDTLGELIKIKCFNENPSVKSSLTFLRKTDWARKKVEQLYVKTLPKFNKSV
- a CDS encoding DUF3575 domain-containing protein, yielding MKKIFIVIVLFFSIHSQSQTYIKVNALTTLLTIPNIGIETSIGKKSTFQFDILASPWKSLKGKPAQFYVFIPEYRYHFHEKNNGFYVGAHIGATKFNFQKWNYLNTDKYEKGFGYVIGATIGYQTKINDKFGLDCFLGAGNQQGFYKGYYLSTGERYETAKHYNKSGEWLPYRGGVMVTYRLN
- a CDS encoding GNAT family N-acetyltransferase, whose protein sequence is MLTINFSPFPILETERLILRRVENTDVNEIFALRSNPDTMKYIPRPLVKTTEDALEHIAMMEGKIENNEAINWAITIKGNPKLIGVIGHYRMKPEDYRAEIGYMLLPEFNGKGIISEAVKEVVQYGFKIMKLHSIEAIIAPENYASAKVLEKNGFIKEAHLKENQFYEGRFLDTVIYSILNKH